A genomic region of archaeon BMS3Bbin15 contains the following coding sequences:
- a CDS encoding transposase IS116/IS110/IS902 family protein, translated as MGWNKKSLDYLKGLDPKIANFVRILEAIDDEIKQVTREINLVAGNMRLANLLRTIPGIGSFSSLMILGEVGDVKRFKNPKSLVSYAGLCPGVHQSGDRTRSVVNRACNKWLKWVISECSGKASMLDGRYMKHYHRVKDRKGFKVARRSVARKMLIDIWHVRLCKNSFSFHPFTS; from the coding sequence ATGGGCTGGAACAAAAAGAGCCTTGATTATCTTAAAGGTCTGGACCCTAAGATTGCCAATTTTGTCAGGATATTAGAGGCAATTGATGATGAGATAAAGCAGGTCACGCGTGAAATCAATCTTGTCGCGGGCAACATGCGTCTTGCCAACCTGCTGCGTACAATTCCTGGTATCGGGAGTTTTTCCTCCCTCATGATTCTCGGAGAGGTCGGGGACGTAAAGAGGTTCAAAAATCCGAAGAGTCTAGTTAGCTACGCTGGTTTGTGTCCTGGGGTCCATCAATCTGGAGACAGGACCCGTTCTGTTGTTAACAGGGCATGTAACAAGTGGTTGAAATGGGTCATCAGTGAGTGCTCCGGTAAGGCATCTATGTTAGATGGCAGGTATATGAAGCATTATCATCGAGTCAAAGATAGGAAAGGATTCAAGGTTGCAAGAAGGAGCGTTGCCAGAAAGATGCTGATAGACATATGGCACGTCAGACTGTGTAAAAACTCTTTTTCCTTTCACCCTTTTACATCTTGA
- a CDS encoding serine dehydrogenase proteinase → MKVQKRKIGNYQQLYITLPAKICQAMDIEKGTDILISVAGKDSLLLKVISKVIIIIMVGNNRRNIYMAHEERVKLYEKIEEKRGRPLISYFTNLRANASAQMASDVIPEFAKQILEIPKEQKEVDILIVSYGGDPTVAWRIISMLRERFEKVSVLVPYAAYSAATLLALGANEILMHPFSNLGPVDPQLAYKDKEGKIQQFGYEDLRLYLDFVKGDVGISDQEQLERAFELVCKDIGSIPIGVAKRSSYLALSMGEKLLSLHMKDQNKVKAIAEALNKSFYYHGYPVGRKEAKKVGLPVKNPDEELENLMWLVWNDVEEEMECNKPFDPLGIVLSDEKTAKLIGNVPQVQMPINLPPQILQQAINDILNKIEVIQVEPIDYELISASIESTRCISEFKVKGKISAARLPDMNIAVNVVKTESGWRFHKIKKEE, encoded by the coding sequence ATGAAGGTTCAAAAGAGAAAAATAGGCAACTACCAGCAGCTCTACATTACACTTCCTGCTAAAATCTGCCAGGCTATGGATATTGAGAAAGGAACAGATATCCTCATATCTGTAGCTGGAAAGGATAGCCTATTGTTGAAAGTGATAAGTAAGGTTATTATAATCATTATGGTGGGTAATAATAGGAGGAATATCTATATGGCACACGAGGAACGTGTAAAACTCTATGAAAAAATCGAAGAAAAGCGTGGAAGACCACTAATCTCTTATTTTACAAACCTCCGTGCAAATGCCTCTGCACAAATGGCATCAGATGTTATACCCGAATTTGCAAAGCAGATTTTAGAGATTCCCAAGGAACAGAAAGAAGTGGATATTTTAATTGTTAGTTACGGGGGAGACCCAACGGTTGCATGGCGAATTATTAGTATGCTACGAGAACGATTTGAGAAAGTAAGTGTATTAGTACCCTATGCTGCATATAGTGCTGCAACTCTATTAGCATTAGGTGCTAATGAAATTTTAATGCATCCATTCTCCAATTTGGGGCCAGTTGATCCTCAGTTAGCATACAAAGATAAGGAAGGGAAAATACAACAGTTTGGATATGAAGATTTGAGACTTTATTTAGACTTTGTAAAAGGCGATGTTGGAATTTCAGACCAAGAGCAACTTGAGAGGGCTTTTGAGCTTGTATGTAAAGATATAGGTTCTATACCTATTGGAGTTGCAAAAAGAAGTTCGTATTTGGCACTATCTATGGGAGAAAAATTACTTAGTTTACATATGAAAGACCAAAATAAAGTAAAAGCTATAGCAGAAGCTCTAAATAAATCATTCTATTATCATGGTTATCCAGTGGGAAGAAAAGAAGCCAAAAAAGTAGGATTGCCTGTAAAAAATCCTGATGAAGAATTAGAGAATTTAATGTGGTTAGTGTGGAATGATGTAGAAGAAGAAATGGAATGTAATAAACCATTTGACCCCCTCGGGATTGTTTTATCAGATGAGAAAACAGCCAAATTAATAGGTAATGTTCCTCAAGTCCAAATGCCAATAAACCTTCCACCACAGATATTACAACAGGCCATTAATGATATATTAAACAAGATAGAAGTGATTCAAGTAGAACCCATAGATTATGAATTGATATCAGCTTCCATTGAGAGCACAAGATGTATAAGTGAGTTTAAAGTAAAAGGAAAAATAAGTGCTGCGAGATTACCTGATATGAACATTGCAGTAAATGTTGTAAAAACAGAATCCGGGTGGAGATTTCACAAGATAAAAAAGGAGGAATAA